One segment of Arachis duranensis cultivar V14167 unplaced genomic scaffold, aradu.V14167.gnm2.J7QH unplaced_Scaffold_57277, whole genome shotgun sequence DNA contains the following:
- the LOC107483859 gene encoding uncharacterized protein LOC107483859, with translation MPRRVFWTFPPCIEAFKHCKPLIFIDGTHLYGKYGGTLLMAIAQDGNTNILPIAFAVVEGETKEAWSFFLSYLRHHVTPQPGVLVISDRHKSIDVALNADDSLWKPPHAFQAFCTRHIASNFMTHFKNKDLKKVLINAAYSKSQWEFAHYFGHLRGENEAITKWLEEMPRSQWAQYADEDRRFGHMTTNISECINAVMKGSRNSPITVLVKSTYFRLREFFARKGSEAFAQLQVGAEFSQTLMKAIEFNSKHINTMNVY, from the coding sequence ATGCCGCGTCGGGTGTTTTGGACGTTTCCACCATGCATCGAGGCTTTCAAGCATTGCAAGCCACTAATTTTCATTGATGGAACACACTTATATGGTAAATATGGTGGCACGCTGCTGATGGCCATAGCTCAGGATGGCAACACAAACATTTTGCCTATTGCGTTTGCCGTGGTCGAGGGTGAGACAAAGGAGGCATGGTCGTTCTTTCTCTCCTATCTGCGTCATCATGTGACTCCACAACCCGGTGTCTTAGTGATTTCAGACAGGCACAAATCAATCGATGTTGCACTGAATGCCGATGATAGTTTATGGAAACCACCCCATGCGTTCCAAGCATTTTGTACGAGACACATTGCTTCCAATTTCATGACTCACTTCAAAAACAAGGACTTGAAGAAGGTTTTGATTAATGCAGCGTATTCGAAGTCGCAATGGGAGTTCGCTCATTATTTCGGGCATCTGAGGGGCGAGAATGAGGCGATCACAAAGTGGCTAGAAGAGATGCCACGATCGCAGTGGGCGCAGTACGCGGATGAGGATCGTAGATTTGGGCACATGACAACGAATATCTCCGAGTGCATAAATGCAGTGATGAAAGGTTCTCGGAATTCGCCAATCACGGTTCTGGTTAAGTCAACTTATTTCCGGTTACGAGAATTTTTTGCCAGGAAGGGTTCCGAGGCCTTTGCCCAACTCCAAGTCGGCGCCGAGTTCTCGCAGACACTGATGAAGGCCATCGAGTTTAACTCGAAGCACATCAACACCATGAATGTTTACTAG